In the Candidatus Woesearchaeota archaeon genome, GAGTTCTTGAATTCAAAAAAATGAAAGATAAAGCAATTTTAGTTACTTCGATGACAACCCCTGACTTTGTACCTTTAATGCAACGTGCATCCGCTATTGTGACTGATGAAGGCGGGATAACTTGTCATGCAGCTATTGTGAGCAGAGAATTAAAAAAACCGTGTATTATAGGAACAAAAATTGCAACGCAGGTTCTTAAGGATGATGATTTTATAGAAGTTGATGCGAACAAAGGCATTGTTAGCGTGCTCCAAAAAGAAAGATGACTTCTTATTGCGGTTCTTATTTCTGTCGTATACATCCTTCTTTTCGTGCGGCGTCGGCAACTGCCTTAGCTACCCGAGGCACAACTGACTTGTCCAATGGATTAGGAAGAACATTATCTTTTGTTGGCTTGGTTACGGCTGTTGCCAGTGCATGTGCTGCGGCGATCTTCATGGTCTCAGTTATCTTCGTTGCCTTTGTATCCAATGCTCCTCGAAAGATGCCAGGAAACCCTAAGACATTGTTTATTTGGTTCGGTAGATCTGATCTTCCAGTACCAACAACAGCAGCACCACCTGCATACGCCTCATCAGGCATAATTTCAGGAATAGGATTTGCCATGGCAAAAATAATTGATTGTTTTTGCATTCCCTTAATATCTTCTTTTTTCAACAGGTTTCCTCGCGAGACGCCAATAAAGACATCTGCTCCTAAGAGCGCATCAGGTAATGTCCCTTCCTTCTTGAATGGGTTTGTGTAGACTAATAACTCTTGTTTGAATACATTGAGATCACTGCGAGAAGGACTAATAATTCCTTTAGAATCACACACCATGACTTCTTTCACGGGTATACAAACCTTCCGATCTGGATGGCCAACACACCGGAGTAATTTTGCTACCGCACTTCCTGCTGCACCAGCTCCATTGATGACTACCTTGAGTTGGCTGATATCCTTTTTAACCACTTTTGCCGCGTTCAACAAAGCTGCAAGAACAACAACAGCTGTTCCATGCTGATCATCATGCATGACAGGAATACCAAGATCCTGGAGTGCTTGTTCAACAAGAAAACATTCTGGTGCTTTGATGTCTTCCAAATTAATGCCTCCAAAGACAGGCGCAATGGCCTTTACCATATCGACAACAGAACAAAATCGTGTATCAACACAAATCGGAAATGCATCAATATTGGCAAATTCCTTGAAGAGT is a window encoding:
- a CDS encoding NADP-dependent malic enzyme, which gives rise to MKKGNDNVQQTLAADALLLHEKYHGKLCVQGKVPLKTRYDLSLAYTPGVAEVCRLIAEHPEAAFSHSLKANSVAVVSDGSSVLGLGNIGPLASIPVMEGKALLFKEFANIDAFPICVDTRFCSVVDMVKAIAPVFGGINLEDIKAPECFLVEQALQDLGIPVMHDDQHGTAVVVLAALLNAAKVVKKDISQLKVVINGAGAAGSAVAKLLRCVGHPDRKVCIPVKEVMVCDSKGIISPSRSDLNVFKQELLVYTNPFKKEGTLPDALLGADVFIGVSRGNLLKKEDIKGMQKQSIIFAMANPIPEIMPDEAYAGGAAVVGTGRSDLPNQINNVLGFPGIFRGALDTKATKITETMKIAAAHALATAVTKPTKDNVLPNPLDKSVVPRVAKAVADAARKEGCIRQK